ACCCAATTCCGTACCACCTCTAGTTTGGGTAAATTTTACATGAATATAACCATCTTCTATCCTTTGTTTTATTTCTTCATATGGTTCATCTCTATGACCTATTACCACCTTATGTTTACTTTTACTTAATCTTTGTACTAATTCATTGGTCATATTTACCTACTCGATTTATTATTTATTAATTATTTTTGTTACAGTATCTATATTCTAAAAACTGTCCAAGAGTATAAACCTTTAAGATAGGGTTTTACTTATTCGGTTAATCTCATTACCTCTTCTTCAATTAGTTTTTTAGTTGTTTTTACATCCTTCCAACCCAAAACTTTTACCCATTTGCCTCTTTCAAGATATTTATAACGCTCAAAGAAATGTCGTACCACTAGTTTAAATAGAACACTAATATCTTTGATATCACCAAAAAAATATCTACCTTATAACAGTACAGCAATAATTTTTTTATCCATTCCTGATTCATTTTCCATCATCAATACTTCAACGGGTCTACATTTTATTATAGCCTCAGGAACAACAGAATAATTTACCATAAAACTAAGTCTATTTTAAAATGAAATAGGCTTATCTTAATATCTATAAAGCTATTTGGTAAAACAACCTTAATCCTTACAAATAAACCTTGGATATAAGCCCAAATATCTAGAAAACAGAAAAAATAACTAACTCAATAAATGATAAACTATTTAATTTAGTTATTTTAATATAATGAATGAAAATTAATACTTTTACCAATAAAAAATTAAAGAAACTATTAATTTTTTTATAAAATAACAAAATAGTCACAGTAGCTAATTTTATAAAAAATTTACTGGGGGTAAGGTGGTCCCCTTTGTCTAGACAAAAATTTAGATAAATAGAGATATAATTCACAAAAATTAAATTGTTGTTTTTATACAATATTTTTTTCAAAATATACACATTCTGGAGTTTTATAATCCAAAGCTTGATGCATCCTTTGTCTATTATAAAAGTCCATATATTCGTTAATTGCTGTCTTTGCCTCCTTTACTGTTGTTAAAATAATCCGATAAATTTTTTCCTGTTTTAATGATCGCCAAAAACGTTCAATAAAAATATTATCTAAGGCTCGTCCCTTACCATCCATACTAATCAAGATATTATGTAGCTTTAGCATACTAATAAAATTCTCCGAGGTAAATTGTACTCCTTGATCAGTATTAAATATTTTTGGCATACCATATTTTTCTATAGCGTCTTCAAGGGCTGTTACACAAAATTCACTTTCCAAACTAATGGAGATTCGCCAACTTAGAATATAACGACTATACCAGTCAATAATAGCTACTAAATATACGAACCCTTGGCTCAGTCTTATATACGTTATATCTGCACTCCAAACCTGGTTTGGCAATACTATTTCTAATCCTTTTAGTAAATAAGGATATATTTTATGTGCCTGATTCCTCTTGCTTAAATTTATTTTAGGATAAACAGCTTCAAGACCCATTATCTTGTAGTAACGTCTAACAGCTTTACGACCTACCGAAAAACCTTGGGCTTGTAAATATTTAGCCATCCGCCGCATACCATAATATGGATGCATAGTATAGGTCTCATCAATTATTGCCATAATCTTGATATCTTGTTCACTAATACCAGTAGGTTGATAGTAATAGGTTGACCTGCTAATATCCAATAACTTACACTGTTGTACAATTGTTAACTTATTATGATTAGGCTCTATCATATTACACCTAACCTTTAATTCCAAACAATGCAGATTTTTTTTTGAGCCAGTCACACTCAACGCTTAACTGACCAATTTGCTCATATAGATTCTTGATTAACCCCTGCTGATGTGTTTTATTCTTAAAACCTTGTACTAACAACTCAAGACCTTGTTTTTTCCAGTTACTTATCTGTGTTGCATGAACACCATACTTACTGGTTATCTGGGCTATTGTTAGCTCTCCCTTAATTGCTTCTATGACAATTTTGGCTTTCTCCTCAGCACTATATTGCCTTACTTGTTTTTTCATCTCTAGCTCTCCTTGTTTGCTAAAGAATTCTCTCTCATTTTTCTTATTTTTCTGTCCAAAATATTGGAACCATTATAATCAGG
This genomic interval from Candidatus Tisiphia endosymbiont of Dioctria linearis contains the following:
- a CDS encoding IS3 family transposase (programmed frameshift); the protein is MKKQVRQYSAEEKAKIVIEAIKGELTIAQITSKYGVHATQISNWKKQGLELLVQGFKNKTHQQGLIKNLYEQIGQLSVECDWLKKKLHCLELKVRCNMIEPNHNKLTIVQQCKLLDISRSTYYYQPTGISEQDIKIMAIIDETYTMHPYYGMRRMAKYLQAQGFSVGRKAVRRYYKIMGLEAVYPKINLSKRNQAHKIYPYLLKGLEIVLPNQVWSADITYIRLSQGFVYLVAIIDWYSRYILSWRISISLESEFCVTALEDAIEKYGMPKIFNTDQGVQFTSENFISMLKLHNILISMDGKGRALDNIFIERFWRSLKQEKIYRIILTTVKEAKTAINEYMDFYNRQRMHQALDYKTPECVYFEKNIV